The DNA region CTACCTGATGATCATGGCCGCCGTCATCATCGGTCTGATGATCCACGCGCTGATGTATGCCCCGCAGCCGGCCATCATGGCGGAGATGTTCCCCACCCGGATGCGCTACTCCGGTGTCTCCCTTGGCTATCAGGTGACGTCGATCGTCGCCGGGTCGCTCGCGCCGGCAATCGCGACGTGGCTGCTCGACAGGTTCGACTCGTGGTTGCCGATCGCCTTCTACCTCGCCGGCGCCGCAGCGATCACCCTGGTGGCCGCGCTGTTCAATCGGGAGACCAACGGTCTCGACCTGAAGACGCTCGACGACGCCGACCGTGAGCAGCTCGCCAAGGCCGGCGTGCTGTGAGCGAGCTGAGCGGCCGCAGCGCCCTGGTGACCGGCGGTGCGAGCGGCATCGGTGCGGCGTGCGCACGGGAGTTGGCTCGCCGGGGCGCGTCGGTGACGGTCGCCGACATCGACGACGTCGCGGCGAAGTCGCTGGCGCAGGAGATCGACGGAAATGCCTGGGCGGTAGACCTTCTTGATGTCCAGGCGCTCGAAGAGTTGCAGCTGCAGACCGACATCCTGGTCAACAACGCCGGAGTGCAGAGCATCAATGAGATCGCCGAGTTTCCGCCGGAGCGGTTCCGGATGATGATGGCGCTCATGGTGGAGGCGCCGTTCCTGTTGGTCCGAGCGGCGTTGCCGCACATGTACCGCAGCGAGTTCGGCCGCATCATCAACGTCTCGTCGATCCACGGTCTACGGGCGTCCCCGTTCAAGGTCGCCTACGTCAC from Mycobacterium sp. DL includes:
- a CDS encoding 3-hydroxybutyrate dehydrogenase; protein product: MSELSGRSALVTGGASGIGAACARELARRGASVTVADIDDVAAKSLAQEIDGNAWAVDLLDVQALEELQLQTDILVNNAGVQSINEIAEFPPERFRMMMALMVEAPFLLVRAALPHMYRSEFGRIINVSSIHGLRASPFKVAYVTAKHGLEGLSKVTALEGGPHSVTSNCVNPGYVRTPLVTKQIADQAKTHGIGEEQVVTEILLKESAVKRLVEPEEVAALVCWLASPSAGMVTGASYTMDGGWSAR